Proteins encoded within one genomic window of Perognathus longimembris pacificus isolate PPM17 chromosome 28, ASM2315922v1, whole genome shotgun sequence:
- the Armcx2 gene encoding armadillo repeat-containing X-linked protein 2, translating into MSRVRDAGCVAAGIVIGASAWYCVYKYTRGKDQKKKKLAKPKNRAAAGTGSRARAGIKTGFTIDLGQEFNSPMSLSVGEEDQAQDEASALDMAGSEAVLPAVSSTAFQTGTGSQTQEGDEVGVKPKTESVVRAVATSAVRPLVRAAEAVIAAEVPTIGDAPKVSETPRTTEVSGPRTPPKAAAASGAGTVLRVVPSPGAATLPKAAVPSGGAVPPGGAMPPRAAAPARAPAGATEPLGATAPPRAAALPRTVAPSKAAAPSKAAAPPRAGTSYHMPSAEVVEVPRVAVPIEGTRTSGKVPVAVAEAFIPVTPAGAAAPASAVTTEAPGTSGTLRTAAVAKKATPGAHTGAIPKAGPATGAVPKGGAKGGTRSRNGGKGKNKKNKVEVDELGMGFRPGDGAAAAAAASANGGQAFLAEVPDSEEGESGWTDTESDSDSEPEMQHRGRGKRPVAMQKRPFPYEIDEILGVRDLRKVLALLQKSDDPFIQQVALLTLSNNANYSCNQETIRKLGGLPIIANMINKTDPHIKEKALMAMNNLSENYENQGRLQVYMNKVMDDIMASNLNSAVQVVGLKFLTNMTITNDYQHLLVNSIANFFRLLSQGGGKIKVEILKILSNFAENPDMLKKLLSTQVPSSFSSLYNSYVESEILINALTLFEIIYDNLRAEVFNYREFNKGSLFYLCTTSGVCVKKIRALANHHDLLVKVKVIKLVNKF; encoded by the coding sequence ATGAGTCGCGTTCGGGATGCTGGCTGTGTAGCTGCAGGGATAGTGATTGGGGCTAGTGCCTGGTACTGTGTCTACAAATATACCAGGGGAAAagaccagaagaagaagaaactggcTAAGCCCAAGAACCGAGCTGCAGCAGGAACTGGATCCAGGGCTAGAGCTGGGATAAAGACTGGATTCACAATTGACCTTGGGCAAGAATTCAATTCCCCCATGTCACTAAGTGTTGGGGAAGAGGACCAGGCCCAAGATGAAGCCTCTGCTCTTGATATGGCAGGATCTGAGGCAGTTCTTCCAGCTGTATCCAGCACAGCATTTCAAACTGGGACAGGAAGTCAGACCCAGGAGGGAGATGAGGTAGGGGTTAAGCCTAAAACTGAATCAGTAGTTCGGGCTGTAGCAACCTCTGCAGTGAGACCACTTGTTAGGGCGGCAGAGGCTGTCATAGCTGCAGAGGTCCCCACGATAGGTGATGCTCCCAAAGTGTCAGAAACTCCCAGGACAACAGAGGTTTCTGGGCCCAGAACCCCTCCCAAGGCAGCAGCAGCTTCTGGGGCAGGAACTGTTCTCAGAGTAGTACCATCTCCTGGGGCAGCAACACTTCCCAAGGCAGCAGTGCCTTCTGGGGGAGCAGTGCCTCCTGGGGGAGCAATGCCTCCCAGGGCAGCAGCACCTGCCAGGGCACCTGCTGGGGCAACAGAACCTCTGGGGGCAACTGCACCTCCTAGAGCTGCAGCGCTTCCCAGGACAGTAGCACCTAGCAAGGCAGCAGCACCTAGCAAGGCAGCAGCACCTCCCAGGGCAGGAACATCTTATCACATGCCATCAGCAGAGGTTGTGGAAGTTCCTCGGGTGGCAGTGCCTATTGAGGGCACTAGGACTTCAGGAAAGGTACCGGTAGCCGTGGCTGAGGCATTTATCCCTGTAACACCTGCTGGAGCAGCAGCACCTGCTAGTGCTGTGACTACAGAGGCTCCTGGGACTTCAGGGACCCTTAGAACAGCAGCAGTTGCCAAGAAAGCAACCCCTGGGGCTCATACTGGGGCTATACCTAAGGCTGGGCCAGCTACTGGAGCTGTGCCCAAAGGTGGTGCCAAAGGTGGAACTAGGTCCCGGAATGGAGGCAAGggcaagaacaagaaaaataaggTTGAGGTAGATGAATTAGGGATGGGGTTCCGCCCTGGGGATGGGGCTGCAGCAGCCGCTGCAGCTTCTGCTAATGGAGGACAGGCTTTCTTAGCAGAAGTCCCTGATTCTGAGGAAGGGGAGTCCGGGTGGACTGACACAGAGTCAGATTCAGACTCTGAACCTGAGATGCAGCacagaggaagggggaaaagacCTGTTGCAATGCAGAAACGCCCCTTTCCTTATGAAATTGATGAGATTCTGGGTGTCCGGGATCTCAGGAAAGTCCTTGCCTTGCTTCAGAAATCTGATGATCCCTTTATCCAACAAGTAGCTTTGCTCACCCTGAGCAACAATGCCAATTATTCCTGTAATCAAGAGACAATTCGCAAGTTAGGAGGCCTCCCGATTATTGCAAACATGATCAACAAAACTGATCCTCACATTAAGGAAAAAGCCCTAATGGCCATGAATAACCTGAGTGAAAATTATGAAAACCAGGGCCGGTTGCAGGTGTACATGAATAAAGTGATGGATGATATCATGGCCTCTAACCTGAATTCAGCAGTACAAGTAGTTGGACTAAAATTTTTAACAAACATGACTATTACTAATGACTACCAGCATCTGCTCGTCAATTCCATTGCAAACTTTTTCCGATTGTTATCTCAGGGAGGTGGAAAAATCAAGGTTGAGATActgaaaatactttcaaatttcGCCGAAAATCCAGATATGCTAAAAAAACTTCTCAGTACCCAAGTACCATCATCATTTAGTTCCCTCTATAATTCTTATGTGGAATCAGAAATTCTTATTAATGCTCTCACTCTCTTTGAGATTATCTATGACAATCTAAGAGCAGAGGTGTTCAACTACAGAGAATTCAACAAAGGTTCCCTCTTTTACTTATGCACTACATCTGGAGTGTGTGTTAAGAAAATCCGAGCCCTGGCAAATCATCATGACCTCTTGGTGAAAGTGAAAGTTATAAAGTTAGTGAACAAATTCTAA